In the Victivallis sp. Marseille-Q1083 genome, one interval contains:
- a CDS encoding alpha-glucosidase/alpha-galactosidase — translation MTKITFMGAGSTVFAKNVLGDTMCYEALRHAHIALYDIDGQRLKESEKMLQTLNANINDNRSTITAHLGVENRKEALRGADFVVNAIQVGGYEPSTVIDFEIPKKYNLRQTIADTLGIGGIFRGLRTIPVMLDFARDMEAVCPDAWFLNYTNPMSILTGAMLRGSAIRTVGLCHSVQCVSASLLETLGLLTDERRAGLSDWVAGINHMGWLLDIREHGRDLYPEIKALAAEKLDVWRRADGKADKSTNMVRLEIMRRFGYYVTESSEHSAEYMPYWIKRNYPELIDEYNIPLDEYPRRCIRQIEDWKSRYREICENPHLSHEKSLEYGSGIMNAVTTNTPYKIGGNVLNRGLITNLPDNAVVEVPCLVDGNGVQGCFVGALPPQCAALNMTHINVHLLTIEAALTLKKEHIYQAALLDPHTSSELSIDEIVTMCDELIEAHGNLLPKYH, via the coding sequence ATGACGAAAATTACTTTCATGGGAGCGGGCAGCACGGTTTTCGCCAAGAATGTGCTTGGCGACACGATGTGTTACGAAGCGCTGCGGCATGCGCACATCGCGTTGTACGATATCGACGGCCAGCGGCTGAAAGAGTCCGAAAAAATGCTTCAGACTTTGAATGCCAATATCAACGACAACCGTTCGACGATCACCGCTCACCTCGGGGTGGAGAACCGCAAGGAGGCGCTGCGCGGCGCCGACTTCGTCGTCAATGCCATCCAGGTTGGCGGTTATGAACCTTCGACGGTCATCGATTTCGAGATTCCGAAGAAATACAATTTGCGCCAGACCATTGCCGACACGCTCGGCATCGGCGGTATTTTCCGTGGCCTGCGCACCATCCCGGTGATGCTGGATTTCGCCCGCGACATGGAAGCGGTCTGTCCGGACGCCTGGTTTTTGAATTACACCAACCCGATGTCGATTCTGACCGGCGCGATGCTGCGCGGTTCCGCCATCCGTACCGTCGGCCTGTGTCATTCGGTGCAGTGCGTTTCCGCCAGTTTGCTGGAAACGCTCGGTTTGCTGACCGATGAACGCCGGGCGGGCTTGAGCGACTGGGTGGCCGGCATCAACCACATGGGCTGGCTGCTGGATATCCGGGAGCACGGCAGGGATCTTTATCCGGAGATCAAAGCGCTGGCCGCGGAGAAGCTGGATGTCTGGCGCCGGGCCGACGGGAAGGCGGACAAGAGCACCAACATGGTCCGGCTGGAAATCATGCGGCGCTTCGGTTATTATGTCACCGAATCGAGCGAACACAGCGCCGAATACATGCCGTACTGGATCAAGCGCAATTATCCGGAGTTGATCGATGAATACAACATTCCGCTGGACGAGTATCCGCGCCGCTGCATCAGACAGATCGAGGACTGGAAGAGCCGGTACCGGGAGATTTGTGAAAATCCGCATTTGAGCCATGAAAAATCGCTGGAATACGGTTCCGGGATCATGAACGCCGTCACCACCAATACGCCGTATAAAATCGGCGGCAACGTGTTGAATCGCGGCCTGATCACCAATCTGCCGGACAACGCGGTGGTCGAGGTGCCGTGCCTGGTCGACGGCAACGGCGTCCAGGGCTGTTTCGTCGGCGCTCTGCCGCCGCAGTGCGCCGCGCTGAACATGACCCATATCAATGTTCACCTGCTGACGATCGAAGCGGCGCTGACGTTGAAGAAGGAGCATATCTACCAGGCCGCATTGCTGGATCCGCATACCTCCAGCGAGCTGTCGATCGATGAAATCGTCACGATGTGCGATGAGTTGATCGAGGCGCACGGCAATCTGCTGCCGAAATATCATTGA
- a CDS encoding GntR family transcriptional regulator encodes MELYCKIQKDLKAGRWGLKGQLPSFRSLARHYNCSLTVVQQALRTLDEEGLIRSCRGKGTFWADAQLKPNFRQNRIIGITYLNGCFKQELEEIKNDWLDDGWFLAGYNADKHLQDPAMERRFVLQARREHFTGVVLLATPLPPTNRHLFASMRLEGMKIAHLMPYQDDMTQEACFCVDYQAAGRLAVAEAARAGYRRIVYWREGDSPDRRLNQQGIREMAAALGVELLPDLDQARTWNQAEVDAFLAGNRTVEPPFLAELLALPADSCICSQPPVLLNQASRLLRRYGRPDRRIGLVALDDFNGRDLSVSTIVFDHKAQLQAAFEYIADSRQGAIDTVQKVFPPRFMARETL; translated from the coding sequence ATGGAGCTTTATTGCAAGATTCAGAAGGATTTGAAAGCCGGCCGCTGGGGGCTGAAAGGGCAATTGCCGTCGTTCCGGTCGCTGGCCCGACATTACAATTGTTCGCTGACGGTGGTGCAGCAGGCGCTCCGGACGCTGGATGAAGAGGGATTGATCCGTTCCTGCCGCGGCAAAGGGACTTTCTGGGCCGATGCGCAGTTGAAACCGAATTTCCGGCAGAACAGGATCATCGGCATCACCTATCTGAACGGCTGCTTCAAGCAGGAATTGGAGGAGATCAAGAACGACTGGCTGGATGACGGCTGGTTTCTGGCCGGCTACAACGCCGACAAGCATCTGCAGGATCCGGCGATGGAACGGCGTTTCGTTCTGCAGGCGCGCCGGGAACACTTTACCGGCGTGGTGCTGTTGGCGACGCCGCTGCCGCCGACCAACCGTCATCTCTTCGCATCGATGCGGCTGGAAGGCATGAAAATCGCCCACCTGATGCCCTACCAGGACGATATGACCCAGGAAGCCTGTTTTTGCGTCGATTATCAGGCCGCCGGCCGGCTGGCGGTCGCGGAAGCGGCCCGCGCCGGCTACCGGCGCATCGTCTACTGGCGGGAAGGGGACAGTCCGGACCGTCGCCTCAATCAGCAGGGGATTCGGGAGATGGCGGCGGCGCTCGGCGTGGAGCTGTTGCCCGATCTGGACCAGGCGCGGACCTGGAACCAGGCGGAAGTGGACGCCTTTCTGGCCGGAAACCGCACTGTCGAACCGCCCTTTCTGGCCGAACTTCTGGCCTTGCCGGCCGACAGTTGCATCTGTAGCCAGCCGCCGGTGCTGCTCAACCAGGCCAGCCGGTTGCTGCGGCGCTATGGAAGGCCGGACCGGCGCATCGGACTGGTGGCGCTGGATGATTTCAATGGCCGGGATTTATCGGTCAGCACCATCGTTTTCGATCATAAGGCCCAGTTGCAGGCGGCCTTCGAATATATTGCCGATTCCCGGCAGGGCGCGATCGATACGGTGCAGAAAGTATTTCCGCCTCGATTCATGGCCCGTGAGACGTTGTAA
- a CDS encoding type II secretion system protein: MSTLRKSSFTLIELLIVIAIIAILASMLLPALSRAKAAAMKTRCISNFKQIGLANHLYADENDDCLVPTVNADGLYWFALVAEYCSAPDGLWSRDERLEKTVLVCPSFTAKESCYLGHSYLPNSHGHVNQLWSPASRLQKASAVKSPSGKISFAEGDGANPCFDIGYSSDNGAVAYFEYRHPRSMVMLYFDGHVAPTVGLLPDMRWDDNDPVWPVF; encoded by the coding sequence ATGTCGACGCTGCGAAAATCATCATTCACACTTATTGAATTGCTGATTGTTATTGCTATTATAGCTATTTTAGCTTCGATGCTGCTGCCGGCTTTGAGCCGGGCCAAGGCGGCGGCCATGAAGACGCGATGCATCAGCAATTTCAAACAAATCGGCCTGGCGAATCACCTGTATGCCGATGAGAATGACGATTGTCTTGTGCCGACGGTGAATGCCGACGGGCTTTACTGGTTTGCGCTCGTGGCGGAATATTGTTCGGCGCCGGATGGCTTGTGGAGCAGGGATGAGCGGCTGGAAAAAACGGTTCTGGTCTGTCCGAGTTTCACTGCAAAAGAGTCGTGCTATCTCGGGCATAGCTATCTGCCCAACAGTCACGGTCATGTGAATCAGCTCTGGTCACCGGCCAGCAGGCTGCAGAAAGCCAGTGCGGTAAAAAGCCCGTCCGGTAAAATTTCATTTGCCGAAGGTGACGGCGCGAATCCGTGCTTTGATATTGGCTATTCGTCCGACAACGGCGCGGTAGCTTATTTCGAATATCGGCACCCCCGCTCGATGGTCATGTTGTATTTCGATGGTCATGTCGCTCCGACTGTCGGATTGCTGCCGGATATGCGCTGGGACGACAACGATCCGGTCTGGCCGGTATTCTGA
- a CDS encoding SagB/ThcOx family dehydrogenase: MNRFSVRLLAGAALAGFGVLAQAADIELPEPEKSGGMPLMEALQLRQSTRAYSAEPLSEQLLSNLLWAADGVSRPDGKRTAPSAMNQQTIDLYVLLAGGTYRYDAARNRLIEVTDGDLRSKAVMQDFAQKAPLVLVYVTDTTKRQGEQGLFYGAVDCGFIGQNVYLFCAANRLGTVFLGSVNVKAMETALKLPENHKVIFAQAVGHPAEEQQ; encoded by the coding sequence ATGAACCGTTTTTCTGTCAGGTTGTTGGCCGGTGCCGCGCTGGCCGGTTTCGGAGTGTTGGCCCAGGCGGCCGATATCGAATTGCCGGAACCGGAGAAAAGCGGCGGCATGCCGTTGATGGAAGCGCTCCAGTTGCGGCAGTCGACGCGCGCTTACAGTGCGGAACCGCTCTCCGAACAATTGCTGAGCAATCTGCTGTGGGCGGCCGACGGCGTATCCCGGCCGGACGGCAAGCGTACCGCGCCGAGCGCGATGAATCAGCAGACGATCGATCTTTATGTATTGCTGGCCGGCGGCACTTACCGTTATGATGCGGCGCGCAACCGGCTGATCGAAGTGACCGACGGCGATTTGCGTTCCAAAGCGGTGATGCAGGACTTTGCCCAGAAAGCGCCGCTGGTGTTGGTTTATGTCACCGATACGACGAAACGGCAGGGCGAGCAGGGGTTGTTTTACGGCGCGGTAGATTGCGGCTTCATCGGCCAGAATGTCTATCTGTTCTGTGCCGCCAACCGGCTCGGAACCGTTTTTCTCGGCAGTGTCAACGTCAAGGCGATGGAGACGGCGCTGAAGTTGCCGGAAAATCACAAAGTGATTTTCGCCCAGGCGGTCGGCCACCCGGCGGAAGAACAGCAGTAA
- the nudC gene encoding NAD(+) diphosphatase, producing the protein MSAAGFIPAPAPHPTTLQQCRPEAAVIVFRDREILLTATDGAWGFPTAAELELPGATPLLNVGQFDCRSCLALELPAWPALPPQLQVCEIRQVLAQFPDDAQFAASRAKHLLYWRKQHRFCGGCGAPTVGCAEDVALVCPQCGSRFYPQLAPAIIVAVTRGDQLLLAHNRKFKTGLYGLIAGFVEAGENLEQAVRRELAEETGITVDHIAYFGSQTWPFPNALMLGFTARYAGGDARPDGSELTELGWFSADALPTIPAPGSIARRLIDHFRLLHATLR; encoded by the coding sequence ATGAGCGCCGCCGGCTTTATTCCAGCCCCGGCGCCGCATCCGACCACCCTGCAGCAATGCCGGCCGGAAGCCGCCGTCATCGTCTTCCGGGACCGGGAAATTCTGTTGACGGCAACCGATGGGGCCTGGGGTTTCCCGACTGCGGCGGAACTCGAACTGCCCGGCGCCACCCCGCTGCTGAACGTCGGCCAATTTGATTGCCGGTCCTGTCTGGCGCTGGAATTACCGGCATGGCCGGCGCTGCCGCCGCAATTGCAGGTTTGTGAAATCAGGCAGGTGCTGGCGCAATTTCCCGATGACGCCCAGTTCGCCGCCAGCCGGGCCAAGCATCTGCTCTACTGGCGTAAACAGCACCGCTTCTGCGGCGGTTGCGGCGCTCCGACCGTCGGTTGCGCCGAAGATGTCGCGCTGGTTTGCCCGCAATGCGGCAGCCGCTTTTATCCGCAACTGGCGCCGGCGATCATCGTCGCGGTAACCCGCGGCGACCAACTTCTGCTGGCGCACAACCGGAAATTCAAAACGGGCCTTTACGGACTGATCGCCGGCTTCGTCGAAGCCGGCGAAAATCTGGAGCAGGCGGTACGCCGGGAACTCGCCGAGGAGACCGGCATCACCGTCGATCATATCGCATATTTCGGCAGCCAGACCTGGCCGTTCCCGAATGCCCTGATGCTCGGCTTCACCGCCCGTTACGCCGGCGGCGACGCCCGGCCGGACGGCTCGGAGCTGACCGAACTGGGCTGGTTCTCCGCCGATGCGTTGCCGACCATCCCGGCGCCCGGCAGCATCGCCCGGCGGCTGATCGACCATTTTCGGCTGCTTCACGCGACCTTGCGCTGA
- a CDS encoding TatD family hydrolase has translation MELFDSHFHWYGEESPEAFCSLLPAGYRFKLMAVGGDFEESCRAQRFAEAIDFAWFAAGVHPHAADRYAGSIAEFDGFNGHPRLKAIGELGLDFFYDQSDRRFQFQVFEKFLALALDWHLPAIIHCRDKDDSDAAYRECYQLVRDFTAAGGSCVIHCFAGTPGWAERFLALGAYLGVTGMVTFPRAANIREVLQLIPADRLLLETDAPYLAPVPYRGQTNHPAYVVEVAKRVAAERHCSPEAVAAQTTANAGAFFQLEDR, from the coding sequence ATGGAATTATTCGACTCGCATTTTCATTGGTACGGCGAAGAATCGCCGGAAGCGTTCTGTTCGCTTCTGCCGGCCGGCTACCGGTTCAAACTGATGGCGGTCGGCGGCGATTTCGAAGAGAGCTGCCGGGCGCAGCGTTTCGCCGAGGCGATCGATTTCGCCTGGTTCGCCGCCGGCGTGCATCCCCACGCCGCCGACCGGTACGCCGGTTCGATTGCCGAATTCGACGGCTTCAACGGCCATCCGCGTTTGAAAGCGATCGGCGAACTCGGTTTGGATTTCTTCTACGATCAGTCGGACCGGCGCTTTCAATTCCAGGTTTTCGAAAAATTTCTGGCGCTGGCGCTGGACTGGCACCTGCCGGCAATCATCCATTGCCGGGACAAGGACGACAGCGACGCCGCCTACCGGGAATGTTACCAACTGGTCCGGGATTTCACAGCCGCCGGCGGCAGCTGTGTCATCCACTGCTTCGCCGGGACGCCCGGCTGGGCGGAACGTTTCCTGGCGCTGGGCGCTTATCTGGGCGTCACCGGCATGGTCACCTTTCCCCGGGCCGCCAATATCCGGGAGGTGCTGCAATTGATTCCGGCCGACCGCCTGCTGCTGGAAACCGACGCCCCCTACCTGGCGCCCGTGCCGTACCGCGGCCAAACCAACCACCCGGCTTACGTCGTCGAAGTCGCCAAACGGGTAGCCGCCGAACGACACTGTTCGCCGGAAGCCGTCGCCGCGCAGACCACCGCCAACGCCGGGGCCTTTTTTCAACTGGAGGACCGATGA
- a CDS encoding NAD-dependent epimerase/dehydratase family protein: protein MRFLITGGAGFIGGHLTEQLLADGHEVIVVDNLSTGSRDNLQAVAGHRNLRFIEDDIVTMDGLGPLIAASDVIFHLAAAVGVELVVNQPARTIVTNVHGTENVLLPAAEHGKRIIIASTSEVYGKSSKPLFHEADNLLIGAPTHSRWGYACSKLLDEFYLMALHQSHQLPGTVVRLFNTVGPRQTGQYGMVLPRFVHAALRNEPLRVFGTGTQSRCFCHVQDTIRALRQLIDCPASCGQIYNIGSQHSITILELAQQVIAQLNSRSSIEMVPYDLAYGKGFDDMPRRKPDTMAIQKLLNWQPERSLATIIDDVAASFRRQ from the coding sequence ATGCGTTTTCTCATCACCGGCGGTGCCGGCTTCATCGGCGGCCATTTGACCGAGCAACTGCTCGCCGATGGCCATGAAGTCATCGTCGTCGACAATTTGTCGACCGGTTCGCGGGACAACCTGCAAGCGGTCGCCGGCCACCGGAATTTACGGTTCATCGAGGACGATATCGTCACCATGGACGGCCTCGGGCCGCTGATCGCCGCCAGCGACGTCATCTTCCACCTAGCGGCCGCGGTCGGAGTCGAACTGGTCGTCAACCAGCCGGCCCGCACCATCGTCACCAACGTGCACGGCACCGAGAATGTCCTGCTGCCGGCGGCGGAGCACGGCAAACGGATCATCATAGCGTCCACCAGCGAAGTTTACGGCAAATCCTCCAAACCGCTGTTTCACGAGGCGGACAATCTGCTGATCGGCGCGCCGACCCATTCCCGCTGGGGCTACGCCTGCAGCAAACTGCTCGACGAATTTTACCTGATGGCGCTGCATCAAAGTCATCAACTGCCCGGCACCGTCGTCCGTCTTTTCAATACCGTCGGCCCGCGCCAGACCGGCCAATACGGCATGGTGCTGCCGCGCTTCGTCCATGCGGCGCTGCGGAACGAACCGCTCCGGGTCTTCGGCACCGGCACCCAATCGCGCTGCTTCTGCCACGTTCAGGATACCATCCGGGCTCTGCGGCAACTGATCGACTGCCCGGCCTCCTGCGGCCAGATCTACAACATCGGCAGCCAGCACAGCATCACCATCCTGGAACTGGCGCAGCAGGTCATCGCCCAGCTGAACAGCCGCTCCAGCATTGAAATGGTTCCCTACGATCTGGCCTACGGCAAAGGATTCGACGACATGCCGCGCCGCAAACCGGATACCATGGCGATCCAGAAACTGCTGAACTGGCAGCCGGAGCGTTCGCTCGCGACGATCATCGACGATGTCGCCGCTTCTTTCAGACGACAATAA
- a CDS encoding phosphatidylcholine/phosphatidylserine synthase, producing MKKKFKEFIQHNRWLKAVPNALTLCNSLCGFVAIVYTLQVYENPRDEIDVFAVSAWIIIFAMVFDALDGFAARLFNAASMHGVQMDSLSDMVTFGVAPATIAAIMTHCLRAEMTYWQNLMTYIFCGIYLGCAALRLATYNVHAILEKKSSEKFSGLPSPGGAAALCSVVLFFQRPPTELAHIHPGFIMPVYAALLGLLMVSNIPYPHMGKWFFSIRRNKKRLALFVLALAILFAFRIHGVVALVNLYILSGPAIALYQLLRPHFIRRRIAVE from the coding sequence GTGAAAAAAAAATTCAAGGAGTTCATTCAGCATAACCGCTGGCTGAAAGCGGTGCCGAATGCGCTGACGCTGTGCAATTCCCTGTGCGGCTTCGTCGCCATCGTTTATACGCTGCAGGTCTATGAAAATCCCCGGGATGAAATCGACGTGTTCGCGGTCAGCGCCTGGATCATCATTTTCGCGATGGTTTTCGACGCGCTGGACGGCTTTGCCGCCCGGCTCTTCAATGCGGCGAGCATGCATGGCGTGCAGATGGATTCGCTGTCCGACATGGTCACTTTCGGCGTCGCCCCGGCCACCATCGCCGCCATCATGACCCACTGCCTGCGCGCCGAAATGACTTACTGGCAGAATTTGATGACTTATATTTTCTGCGGCATCTACCTCGGCTGCGCCGCCCTGCGGCTGGCCACCTACAACGTCCACGCCATCCTCGAAAAGAAAAGTTCCGAAAAATTTTCCGGCCTGCCTTCACCGGGCGGCGCCGCCGCGCTGTGCAGCGTCGTGCTGTTTTTCCAGCGTCCGCCGACCGAACTGGCCCACATCCATCCCGGTTTCATCATGCCGGTGTACGCCGCGCTGCTCGGCCTGCTGATGGTCAGCAACATCCCGTATCCGCACATGGGCAAGTGGTTCTTCTCCATCCGCCGCAACAAGAAACGGCTGGCGTTGTTCGTGCTGGCGCTGGCCATCCTGTTCGCTTTCCGAATTCACGGCGTGGTGGCATTGGTCAATCTGTACATCCTGTCCGGTCCGGCAATTGCGCTGTATCAATTGCTGCGGCCGCATTTCATCCGCCGGCGGATCGCGGTGGAATAA
- a CDS encoding phosphatidylserine decarboxylase, whose protein sequence is MMTLTRYGIREWGGGGLIALILLAAFLYIAWRWMPWTGSILAAIVVILYVALAAFFRSPSRTIPADPALIVSPADGVVKDIEVVEDFKQEPFEGRALRIGIFLSVFNVHVNRAAADWSVVSKHYREGRYLDARDPNCARENEAMTLAGWARAGERKFPLAIRQISGAIARRIVCPAEPGNKYRKGAIYGMIKFGSRTELYLPADDDFAVTVKVGDRVYAGETVMARLNQPLPDRN, encoded by the coding sequence ATGATGACCCTGACCAGATACGGCATACGCGAATGGGGCGGCGGCGGTTTGATCGCCCTGATTCTGCTGGCCGCTTTTCTCTATATCGCCTGGCGCTGGATGCCGTGGACCGGTTCGATCCTGGCGGCAATCGTCGTGATTCTGTATGTGGCGCTGGCCGCCTTTTTCCGCAGCCCGTCCCGGACCATTCCGGCCGACCCGGCCCTGATCGTCAGCCCGGCCGACGGCGTCGTCAAGGATATCGAGGTGGTCGAGGATTTCAAACAGGAGCCGTTTGAAGGCAGAGCGTTGCGGATCGGCATTTTCCTGTCGGTATTCAATGTGCACGTCAACCGCGCCGCGGCCGACTGGAGCGTCGTCAGCAAGCATTACCGCGAAGGGCGTTACCTGGACGCCCGCGACCCGAATTGCGCCAGGGAAAACGAAGCGATGACCCTGGCCGGCTGGGCCCGGGCCGGAGAACGGAAATTTCCGCTGGCGATCCGGCAGATATCCGGCGCCATCGCCCGGCGCATCGTCTGCCCGGCCGAACCGGGCAACAAATACCGCAAAGGCGCCATTTACGGCATGATCAAATTCGGTTCCCGCACCGAACTGTACCTCCCCGCCGACGACGACTTCGCCGTGACGGTCAAAGTCGGCGACCGGGTTTACGCCGGCGAAACGGTGATGGCCAGACTCAACCAACCACTTCCCGACCGGAACTGA
- a CDS encoding DUF2062 domain-containing protein, giving the protein MKIGKGQPGGGWLQKWHNFKRLFTKKWWLQFYLKVMKQDKPAEYTARGVGLGVFVGFFVPFGLQVVVVLPLAILCRAAKIPAVAFTFVTNHFTIFLIYPLQCYIGGWLLGRGMGYSELKQRFSGIVDHQNGTLSAFKALLELGGDVALSFFFGGLLFGLIGGVLAYFVTLVLIRRHKIRKQQRLAGKKARNSLKDNRSDSCEVTVEKND; this is encoded by the coding sequence ATGAAGATCGGCAAAGGGCAGCCCGGCGGCGGCTGGCTGCAGAAGTGGCACAATTTCAAACGGTTGTTCACGAAAAAGTGGTGGCTGCAGTTCTATCTGAAAGTGATGAAGCAGGACAAGCCGGCGGAATATACCGCCCGCGGCGTCGGGTTGGGGGTATTTGTCGGCTTCTTCGTTCCGTTCGGCCTGCAGGTAGTCGTCGTCCTGCCGCTGGCGATCCTCTGCAGGGCGGCCAAAATTCCGGCGGTGGCGTTCACCTTCGTCACCAACCACTTTACGATTTTTCTCATCTATCCGCTGCAATGCTATATCGGCGGCTGGCTGCTCGGCCGGGGCATGGGGTATTCGGAACTCAAGCAGCGTTTTTCCGGCATCGTCGACCACCAGAACGGCACTTTGAGCGCCTTCAAAGCGCTGCTGGAACTGGGCGGCGATGTGGCGCTTTCCTTTTTCTTCGGCGGGCTGTTGTTCGGCCTGATCGGCGGCGTGCTGGCTTATTTCGTCACGCTTGTCCTGATCCGGCGCCACAAAATACGCAAACAACAGCGCCTCGCCGGCAAAAAAGCCCGTAATTCGTTGAAAGACAATCGGAGCGATTCTTGCGAAGTCACGGTTGAGAAAAACGATTGA
- a CDS encoding DMT family transporter: MTWIAFLLVFFSVFLHAGWNFLSKSTRPSGAFFLLSSSTAALLLLPIFLASDWRGLGVLPFRFWLLLTGSGCFEILYCLGLAYAYRRCDISLAYPLARALPVLLVAAVTAVFGIGRFPGVVALAGMAVITAGCLLLPLDGRFQWTNYCNRAVLFILLAAAGTTGYTIVDSVSMALLRESAVQSALRSSLQYIFMIESLIAVGLAVYVQLVPVERREFRRLFLKSPYPLISGACSASAYLLILIAMGHVSNVSFIQAFRQMSLPLGVLAGILLLKERCSREKLFGVALIVIGLMMTAFGR, encoded by the coding sequence ATGACATGGATTGCGTTTCTTCTGGTATTTTTTTCCGTTTTTCTGCACGCCGGCTGGAATTTTCTGAGCAAAAGCACGCGCCCGTCCGGCGCCTTTTTTTTACTCTCATCCTCGACGGCCGCGTTGTTGCTGCTGCCGATTTTCCTGGCTTCGGACTGGAGAGGGCTGGGGGTGCTGCCGTTCCGGTTCTGGCTGCTGCTGACCGGCAGCGGCTGTTTTGAAATTCTCTATTGCCTGGGGTTGGCCTACGCTTACCGGCGCTGTGATATTTCGCTGGCCTACCCGCTGGCCCGCGCGTTGCCGGTGCTGCTGGTGGCGGCGGTGACGGCGGTGTTCGGTATTGGCCGCTTTCCCGGCGTGGTCGCGCTGGCCGGCATGGCGGTGATCACCGCCGGCTGCCTTCTGCTGCCGTTGGACGGCCGTTTCCAATGGACCAATTATTGCAACCGCGCCGTGCTGTTCATCCTGCTGGCGGCGGCCGGAACGACCGGGTATACGATTGTCGACAGCGTGTCGATGGCATTGTTGCGGGAGAGTGCCGTTCAGTCGGCGCTGCGCAGTTCGCTGCAGTATATCTTCATGATCGAGTCGCTCATCGCCGTCGGGCTGGCGGTTTATGTCCAGTTGGTGCCGGTTGAACGCCGGGAGTTTCGCCGGCTGTTCCTCAAGTCGCCGTATCCGCTGATTTCCGGCGCCTGCAGCGCGTCGGCCTACCTGTTGATACTGATTGCGATGGGCCATGTTTCCAATGTCAGTTTCATCCAGGCGTTCCGGCAGATGAGTCTGCCGCTCGGCGTGCTGGCCGGCATCCTGCTTTTGAAGGAACGCTGCAGCCGGGAAAAATTATTCGGCGTCGCGTTGATCGTCATCGGATTGATGATGACCGCTTTCGGCCGGTGA
- a CDS encoding endonuclease/exonuclease/phosphatase family protein: MRFLTYNIAYGTGSPGSERGRLLTTHRYLKTSRLWLARIVRFIRQQSPDVVGLIETDLGSSRTDGVNQVEMVAEHLRYQHFAAAKYGPHSLLRRLPYLQYQANALLSTGEIHEPFQHFLPHGVKKLVLTGESGGVNFMLLHLSLYYRTRCKQLRHLTELVPPGLPVIIAGDFNTFRGSTEIQAFCDAADLRSANAAHLPTYPSWGPRKELDFILVSPQIKILNFSIPDTELSDHRPLVLDFELDN, from the coding sequence ATGCGTTTCCTGACTTATAACATCGCTTACGGGACCGGCAGTCCCGGCAGCGAACGCGGCCGGCTGCTGACCACCCACCGCTATCTGAAAACCTCCCGGCTGTGGCTGGCCCGGATCGTCCGTTTCATCCGTCAGCAATCGCCCGATGTCGTCGGCTTGATCGAAACCGACCTGGGCAGCTCCCGCACCGACGGCGTAAACCAGGTTGAAATGGTGGCGGAGCATCTGCGGTACCAGCACTTCGCCGCCGCCAAATACGGTCCCCACTCGCTGCTGCGCCGCCTGCCCTATCTGCAATATCAAGCCAACGCGCTGCTCAGCACCGGCGAAATCCACGAGCCGTTTCAGCACTTCCTGCCGCACGGCGTTAAAAAACTGGTGCTGACCGGGGAGTCCGGCGGCGTCAACTTCATGCTGCTGCACCTGTCGCTGTATTACCGGACCCGCTGCAAACAGCTCCGGCATCTGACCGAGCTGGTGCCGCCCGGCTTGCCGGTGATCATCGCCGGCGACTTCAACACCTTCCGCGGCTCGACGGAAATTCAGGCGTTCTGCGACGCGGCCGATCTGCGCAGCGCCAATGCCGCACACCTGCCGACCTATCCGTCCTGGGGGCCCCGCAAAGAACTGGACTTCATCCTGGTTTCGCCGCAGATCAAAATTCTGAACTTCTCCATTCCGGATACCGAATTGTCCGACCATCGTCCGCTGGTACTGGATTTCGAACTGGACAATTGA